From the Chryseobacterium sp. G0201 genome, the window TGAATTTGATGTGAAAGCAGATTTTTTATTCATGTATTACGCTGAATTGATGAATTTTGAGTTGGATCCTAAAATTGAAAACTTCTTCAATTACTACGCTGTGAAAGATGTAAAACATGTTGCAGAAGTAATGGTAAAGCCAAGTTTCCAGTTCAATACAAGGATTGTGAAATATATTTTAGGCCTAGATTCAAGTAATTTTGAGTATCTTACGTCTAAAGTAACAAAAGAACATATGGATAACCTGCTGGAACTTGCGATCAGCAACAATTATCATTTAATAAAAGAATACGAAAACAATATAAACACTTTAACGCAAACTGAATTATATTATGGCTATTAACTTACAAAAAGGACAAAGAGAAAACATAAACGCACCTAAATTTACTGTAGGTTTAGGTTGGGATACCAATAACACGTCTACAGGAACAGGATTCGACTTAGATGCGTCTTTATTTTTATTGGGCGAGAACAAAAAGTTAGTTTCTGATAATCATTTTATTTTTTATAACAACCTTGAGTCTCCGGATAAATCAGTGATTCACTCAGGTGATAATTTGACAGGTGATGGAAATGGTGATGATGAGCAAATTAAAATCGATTTAACTAAAATTGATGATGCTGTAAAAGAAATTACAGTGGTAGTAACGATTCACGAAGCTGAATCCAGAAAGCAAAACTTCGGACAGGTAAGAAATTCTTTCATCAGAATTTTCAATACGGAAACGAATGAAGAGCTTTTAAAATACGAATTAGACGAAGATTTCTCAATCGAAACTGCAGTAGAATTTGGAAGAATCTACAACAGAAACGGAGAATGGAAATTTGAAGCTGTAGGAAGCGGTCAAAGAGACGGTCTGGATAAGTTTGTATCAATCTATCAATAATTTACCATGGATAATCAAGAAAATCAACCGATTGATCCACTTGGATCTATTGAACCTTTAAAGACATTCGAACCTGCTCCGATGGCTCCTCCGACACCGGTTC encodes:
- a CDS encoding TerD family protein, with the translated sequence MAINLQKGQRENINAPKFTVGLGWDTNNTSTGTGFDLDASLFLLGENKKLVSDNHFIFYNNLESPDKSVIHSGDNLTGDGNGDDEQIKIDLTKIDDAVKEITVVVTIHEAESRKQNFGQVRNSFIRIFNTETNEELLKYELDEDFSIETAVEFGRIYNRNGEWKFEAVGSGQRDGLDKFVSIYQ